Proteins encoded within one genomic window of Strix uralensis isolate ZFMK-TIS-50842 chromosome 32, bStrUra1, whole genome shotgun sequence:
- the CFAP126 gene encoding protein Flattop, whose product MAARYGAGQYEDAFSSRRLQNWSVPRPGRQRPSLREGSTQIIADDRGHLLPTVPRSQASPWGTFVGTWEMPLRIPPARLDLTSRSAAAAARLLGWIHQPTTLTRARNGLWTEITGKPQELRWDTQTTTEPSRRSSRASSEGVPPAGAALEEPPGPGAGAAARLPRQPSAPKADASPERLRASPDPGRPGPRDGARAPTSLLGQTDAGTPARPWPPTLRARPLLLAPPRRGSSAEAEPRGGRAPGSGHPPVRDGERPRPEEAP is encoded by the exons ATGGCGGCGCGTTACGGCGCGGGGCAG TACGAGGACGCCTTCAGCTCCCGCCGCCTGCAGAACTGGAGCGTGCCCCGACCCGGCCGGCAG CGCCCCTCACTGCGGGAGGGCTCCACGCAGATCATCGCTGATGACCGGGGGCACCTGCTCCCCACCGTGCCCCGCTCCCAG gcCTCCCCGTGGGGCACATTTGTGGGGACCTGGGAGATGCCGCTGAGGATTCCCCCGGCTAGGCTGGACCTGACCTCCCGCtcggccgctgccgccgcgcggCTCCTGGGCTGGATCCACCAACCCACCACCCTGACCCGCGCCCGCAATGGCCTCTGGACGGAGATCACCGGGAAG ccccaggagctTCGGTGGGACACGCAAACCACCACGGAGCCTTCCCGAAGGAGCAGTCGGGCATCCAGCGAGGGCGTCCCTCCCGCCGGGGCAGCGCTGGAGGAGCCGCCTGGTCCCGGAGCAGGAGCCGCGGCACGGCTCCCCCGGCAGCCCTCCGCGCCGAAGGCAGACGCGTCCCCGGAGCGGCTCCGTGCCAGCCCTGATCCCGGCAGGCCGGGCCCGAGGGACGGAGCCCGCGCTCCCACCAGCCTGCTGGGACAGACCGACGCGGGGACGCCGGCTCGGCCTTGGCCCCCCACACTCCGAGCGAGGCCACTGCTCCTTGCGCCACCCCGCCGGGGGAGCTCCGCGGAGGCCGAGCCCCGGGGGGGCAGAGCCCCAGGCTCGGGGCATCCCCCCGTGCGGGACGGGGAGAGGCCGCGCCCGGAGGAAGCACCGTGA
- the SDHC gene encoding succinate dehydrogenase cytochrome b560 subunit, mitochondrial isoform X2, which yields MGTTAKEEMARFWEKNTKSNRPLSPHVTIYKWSLPMAMSITHRGTGVVLSLGVSLFGLAALLLPEQFPHYLAMVKSLSLGPALIYSAKFALAFPFSYHTWNGVRHLAWDMGKGFKIPQVNQSGVLVLILTLLSSAGLAAM from the exons ATGGGAACGACGGCCAAGGAGGAGATGGCCCGCTTCTGGGAGAAGAACACCAAGTCCAATCGCCCCTTGTCCCCTCACGTCACCATTTACAA GTGGTCGCTGCCCATGGCCATGTCCATCACGCACCGGGGCACCGGCGTGGTGCTGAGCTTAG GAGTCTCCCTCTTCGGCCTGGCCGCGCTGCTGCTCCCGGAGCAGTTTCCCCACTACCTGGCCATGGTGAAGTCGCTCAGCCTGGGGCCCGCGCTCATCTACTCCGCTAAGTTCGCTCTGGCTTTCCCCTTCTCCTACCACACCTGGAACGGAGTCCGACACCTT GCGTGGGACATGGGGAAGGGGTTCAAGATCCCCCAGGTCAACCAGTCCGGGGTGCTGGTCCTGATCTTgaccctgctctcctctgcggGCCTCGCGGCGATGTGA
- the TAGLN2 gene encoding transgelin-2, producing the protein MANRGPSYGLSREVQQKIDRQYDPELEQILVRWILAQCGGDVAQPAPGRDGFQQWLKDGTVLCRLINSLHPRGQGPVAKIQASAMAFKQMEQISQFLQAAERYGIAATDIFQTVDLWEGKNMACVQRTLMNLGSLAVAKGDGLFVGDPNWFPKKSQENRRVFSEDKLKEGQSVIGLQMGTNRGASQAGMTGYGMPRQIL; encoded by the exons ATGGCAAACCGGGGACCGTCGTACGGCCTCAGCCGGGAGGTGCAGCAGAAGATCGACCGGCAGTACGACCCCGAGCTGGAGCAGATCCTGGTGCGGTGGATCCTGGCGCAGTGCGGCGGGGACGTTGCCCAGCCGGCACCCGGCAGGGACGGCTTCCAGCAGTGGCTGAAGGACGGCACC GTGCTGTGCCGGCTCATCAACAGCCTGCACCCGCGGGGCCAGGGGCCGGTGGCCAAGATCCAGGCGTCCGCCATGGCCTTCAAGCAGATGGAGCAGATCTCGCAGTTCCTGCAGGCGGCCGAGCGCTACGGCATCGCCGCCACTGACATCTTCCAGACTGTCGACCTCTGGGAAG GGAAGAACATGGCGTGTGTGCAGAGGACCCTGATGAACCTGGGCAGCCTGGCCGTGGCCAAGGGCGACGGGCTCTTCGTGGGAGACCCCAACTGGTTCCCCAA GAAGTCGCAGGAGAACCGGCGCGTCTTCTCCGAGGACAAGCTGAAGGAGGGCCAGAGCGTCATCGGGCTGCAGATGGGCACCAACCGGGGCGCCTCGCAGGCCGGCATGACGGGCTACGGCATGCCCCGCCAGATCCTCTGA